Below is a window of Humulus lupulus chromosome 2, drHumLupu1.1, whole genome shotgun sequence DNA.
aAAGCTAAAGGAAGCGATTGGGGAAGTCGAGGACCTGGCGTTTGTAACTGACAGGCATGCAAGTATTACACATGCCTTGGAAACTATTTTCCCCGATGCCTATCACGGTgcttgctaccaccacattagtaTGAATGTGGTTGCTAAATTTAAGACTGATCATTGTCATGTGTTGATGTATAATGCGACATATGCTTTTAGGAAATTCGAGTTCCACGCTAACTtcgaaaaaatcaaatcaaaagacccagccattgctcaatatctagaaGGCATGGGTTTTGATAAGTGGTTCTATGCTTACTTTCCTGGAAATAGGTATGTCATTTTCaattgtattttaatttatgaaatcttCTAAATGTATGTTACTATTAAATTTTAGTTTTCCTGGATACTATgtataatataatgacaagcaattacgctgaaagtttcaacaataagACCCGGGACGCTAGGAGCTTTCCGATAACTACATTCGTTGAATTTATTCGCTTCACACTACAGTCCTGGTTCTGTGATAGGAGAGAAACTAGCGAGAAGACAACTACAACTCTTGCACCGACCTATGAGAAAAATTTGGTGGATATGGCTAAGAAAGCTCGATTCTTGATTCCTTATGCAATAGGGAGGCATGAGTTCCATGTGTTAGATGGTGAGCTGAATGGTGAAGTCGACCTCTTGAATAAGACATGCACATGCGGCATGTTTCAGATTATTGATATCCCATGTGCTCATGCACTATCTGGATCCCTTAATCGAGGGGTGAACTTTTATTCGTTATGTTCAGATTACTATAAAATTGAGACATGGAGGTCCTCTTACACAGAATCTATATATCCTACTGGTAACGAGGAAGAGTGGATTGTTCCACATGACATTATGACAATAACAGTGAGAACACCTGCGCAGAAAAACCCGGTTGGTCatccaaagaagaaacaaggtaggcCTAAGACGAAACGCCATCTTTCCAATGGAGATAAATTGGTTGTTCCACGCAAGTACAGCACTTGTGGAGGTCTAGGCCATAATAGGGCAACTTGTAAAGTTCGTGTTTGAAATTTATGGCATCAatgttaaactttttattttgGTACTAATGGTCTTTGTtactctttttatttgtgtattgaTGGACTTTGCTACTCTTTTTATTTGAGTATTAATGGACTTTGTTACTCTTTATATTTGTCTATTAATGGACTTTGTTAATCGAAACGACATTTTTTATATACAATACTAAGGAGAAATATACTATTGTGTGTCATcgaaattaaaataaatgttcTAACATCAAGGGTACACATTCTCATAAAAAATGTCGATGCATAATTTATCCCTGAAGTACTGAATGCTGTCCTCGATGGCATATGATAAGGGAATGTCTCTAAGAATGAACTCCAAGTGTTTGATGGAGAATACGCCGCAATCTCCACTGAAACAAAGAAATCTTTATTGTGAGTGTATTGAAAATTAAAGGAGAACATTATTGAAAATCTAAATTTAGTACGTCTACCTGGTTCTAGACTGTGGGATAATATCAGTGGACATGCGCCGCCAATCAAAGTTTGGAACGGTGATCTTTGGTCTAGCTATTTTCAACTTGGGGTGTCCGTTAAACATACCAGAAGCATTGAGTAAAGATGGAAGCATCCTAGTCCAAGGCTCGATCAACTCAGACAACTTATTATGGCTATAGTTAGAATGATCTGAGTCAAATACAGTGATCATCCAATCAGCAAAATTTATTTCGCAAAGGACCCAGTGCCGATTTTCCATGCACCAGTGGAAGTAGACCTCGTTGCAATCACCCCAAGGCTTCTTGTGCTTTTTGACATCTCCTTTCAGGAAATCAAGAATGTCCAAGTCCCATTAGTAAGTCCTGCCATTTTTCTTGAATTCCTCGAATCTGGCaggaatatattgtgcaaatgatGAATCAAGTACGGTGGCTTTCACGGGGTACGTCTTCGGCAACTCAAAAAGACGTCTCCGTATAAGATAATTCGCAGCGTCGAGATGCTGCAAATAAATAGAGTAACGTTAAGGAAGAGTGGGTTGttaaaatgagataaatgttCTAACAAACATAAGAGACTTACAGTTTCTGCCAACCATTCTTTTGCCACCTTCAACTTCAAGAACCAAACAGGGGTCCCATCCCAACATTCTAACTTCCTCGGTCTGCTGTTGTCAATCTCACCGAGTACCCATCGGTTAAAAGTTGTCGACATATCTTTATCCAACACCTTTAAAGGAAGGATCGTAACTGGGTCCTTGAACTTTGGTTTCTTGGCTGCTGGAGTATAGTCCTCGTACCTTACTGGTCTCTGTCTAGTGCGCTTACCTGTAAAGGAGCAATTAGTATCTAatctctttaaaacaaaaacaaaaaactcATGGATTAGTCGTACCTAAGACCGTCTGCACTGGCTGAGAAAGTGTGGCTTCTCCAACAGAAGGCTCGTAACATGAGGGGAGAATGTCATACTCTACATCATGTGTTGGAGTGGGTGCATGAGTATTTGTAGGAGTAGGTGCAGGAGTAGGTATACCACCTAGTGTTGCCAGCTTCTCTAATATGACTTCTTGATTTTTAAGGACGATACCTAGAGTGGCCTTAACATCGTCCATTGCACCTGATAGTCTGGCTATCTCACCCAACACCTCCTCATAAGCCCCAGGAGCAGAAGCAGAAGTAGGTTATGTACTAGTATCTGGAGCAGACTCTGTCGGGGCATCCTCCACAAATATGCCAGCCTCAACGGCTATCTCAGCCACCGCAACAGCCTCTACCTCAGGATCGTAAGGTCTTCCATCCTCTGGTGCAGGCTGGATCATATTCTGCA
It encodes the following:
- the LOC133814753 gene encoding uncharacterized protein LOC133814753, with translation MANNIREDIKNDYGIELSYGKAWKCREKALSYVRGTLEASVSRRGFRTCRPVLCVDGTFLKTKYGGQMLCAVALDANNHLYPVAFGIVDSENHDSWKYFMLKLKEAIGEVEDLAFVTDRHASITHALETIFPDAYHGACYHHISMNVVAKFKTDHCHVLMYNATYAFRKFEFHANFEKIKSKDPAIAQYLEGMGFDKWFYAYFPGNSNYAESFNNKTRDARSFPITTFVEFIRFTLQSWFCDRRETSEKTTTTLAPTYEKNLVDMAKKARFLIPYAIGRHEFHVLDGELNGEVDLLNKTCTCGMFQIIDIPCAHALSGSLNRGVNFYSLCSDYYKIETWRSSYTESIYPTGNEEEWIVPHDIMTITVRTPAQKNPVGHPKKKQGRPKTKRHLSNGDKLVVPRKYSTCGGLGHNRATCKVRV